A region of Schistosoma mansoni strain Puerto Rico chromosome 1, complete genome DNA encodes the following proteins:
- a CDS encoding putative short chain dehydrogenase, with product MSAFRNLAWFSKGMREYTKSGYESAASRFDPNELKNVRLDNRRVLVTGANSGIGLVCCKELAKHGAEIHMVCRSKPRAEEARQQIISETGVKDSVSWFYLHPCSLSELRNLDCVVNFFDKYPSRTGFYINNAGCMINEYKTDENGLEANFATNTLGTYILTESLIPALKKSPDARVITVSSGGMLVQKLNHANPMLTTKPNKFDGTMVYAQNKRQQVVMTEMWSQNYPEIFFCSMHPGWADTPAVALSMPSFYNKMKNKLRTPEQGADAAIWLALVPNVRRFQNGSFFQDRQVVNQHLKLACTHSKDDEKRKFMSNLADIAAPFLK from the exons ATGTCTGCATTTCGTAATCTAGCATGGTTTTCAAAGGGGATGCGTGAATACACAAA aTCAGGCTATGAGTCAGCTGCTTCACGTTTTGATCCTAATGAGTTGAAAAATGTACGCTTAGACAATCGCCGTGTTTTAGTAACTGGAGCCAATTCAGGGATCGGTCTCGTGTGTTGCAAAGAATTAGCCAAACATGGTGCAGAAATCCATATGGTTTGTCGCAGTAAACCTCGTGCTGAAGAGGCACGTCAACAGATAATCTCTGAAACTGGAGTCAAGGATTCGGTCA GCTGGTTCTATCTTCATCCCTGCTCTCTAAGTGAATTAAGAAATCTAGATTGTGTAGtaaatttttttgataaataCCCCAGCAGAACTGGTTTTTAT ATTAATAATGCTGGCTGCATGattaatgaatataaaactGATGAAAATGGTTTAGAAGCTAATTTCGCCACAAATACACTTGGTACTTATATACTTACTGAAAGTCTAATACCTGCATTAAAAAAATCACCTGAT GCTCGTGTTATTACTGTTAGCTCAGGTGGAATGTTAGTACAGAAATTGAATCATGCTAATCCGATGCTTACAACCAAGCCCAACAAATTTGATGGAACAATGGTTTATGCACAAAATAAACGTCAACAAGTTGTTATGACTGAAATGTGGTCTCAAAACTATCCAGAAATATTCTTCTGTTCAATGCATCCTGGTTGGGCTGATACACCA GCTGTCGCTCTGTCTATGCCATCGTTttacaataaaatgaaaaataaactaaGAACACCAGAACAAGGTGCAGATGCAGCAATCTGGTTAGCTTTGGTACCAAATGTGAGAAGATTTCAAAACGGTTCTTTCTTTCAAG ATCGTCAAGTGGTTAATCAACACTTAAAATTAGCCTGTACACATTCAAAGGATGATGAAAAACGAAAATTCATGTCTAATTTAGCTGATATTGCAGCACCATTCCTTAAATAA
- a CDS encoding putative tfiif-alpha → MSGLPNLTPIRVEKVAPQITEVSEAQNITVVSRLSPRKGIQYTHPTHNFIATPPRDSVVSTGSVVVIRPIGNASTPVNVTASASSTGLKITPIVPLKISSIQSTSNVSRSNSIPTQLRNTAISSPARASNLITHSVRPQNVQSGSVALNEVPEKFKTTDEKQTSQRNVIREMQVRVPNKKDKRFSVLRFHAADRLDLSSAPEVFMQRENNLKAYRSLYNTTEMPDSGAGSEFGREAKEEARLKKFGVVRESYKPDDQPWLMTVGKGKANRRRFRGVREGSVSENVEYFVFCQCKDGNFDAYPVNAWYKMKPEISYRFLREDEAEAEYSRLHKTLNLFNVMVKRKLTDNVSDDESNMDREISKGLKFLASLGDSNSNQRNSTEVKTKDLKPENSLKLTDLEELDSGSEVDDDDDEDDLDDDNRLKNLNADPTKAEEGPSSSKGKGLLFQDPDDRHKGSLLKTSERTRLAKKKQRAVAIVTKMRRGVKRRKRKVINMGSSDEEDDPDEEAQDESELDDHEGDEVDYMTNSSSDEEKLSSEEREKIYEETGVDEEIALKTLLTDISSEEEEKSEDDMQDVEENPPVDDEDNISSKRRSEIVDIKKSQRNDFQKGIKQSISIHNSEDNRLEASAKSHRSHKKRQDNDNDSGSSSSSSSSSADDSSTYSSSDSDLDNRLKSIQKNAKKAEVFQKLSETIHAPSLSSGINSGSSSIDTQPVSCGNNSNLKRLPTDLSASVNSDPSTDSPAAKKLRNDTPSGTSTISTDNELVNTVRKYLMRKPITVRELLKKIRLRKLVGKNEDAQTVLANVLRQLRPIKQTINGQHALSLKH, encoded by the exons AGTGGAGAAGGTCGCACCTCAAATAACAGAAGTTTCTGAAGCTCAGAACATAACAGTTGTGTCACGTTTATCTCCTCGTAAAGGAATTCAGTACACCCACCCAACTCATAACTTTATTGCTACCCCTCCTCGAGATTCCGTTGTTTCAACTGGCTCTGTTGTTGTGATTCGGCCAATTGGCAATGCTTCCACTCCAGTAAATGTAACTGCTTCAGCTTCTTCAACAGGTCTAAAAATTACTCCTATTGTTCCGTTAAAAATATCATCGATTCAATCTACGTCAAATGTATCTCGTTCGAATTCCATACCAACTCAATTACGAAATACTGCGATATCATCCCCTGCAAGGGCGAGCAACCTCATTACTCATTCTGTTCGTCCTCAAAATGTTCAGTCAGGAAGTGTTGCACTTAATGAAGTTCCTGaaaaattcaaaacaactgaTGAAAAGCAAACGTCTCAACGTAATGTTATTAGAGAGATGCAG GTCAGAGTTCCAAACAAGAAGGATAAAAGATTTAGTGTACTGCGTTTCCATGCAGCTGACAGGCTTGATTTATCATCAGCTCCTGAAGTTTTTATGCAACGTGAAAATAATCTGAAGGCTTATCGGAGTTTGTACAATACAACCGAAATGCCAGACAGTGGTGCTGGTAGTGAATTCGGCCGCGAAGCTAAAGAAGAGGCAAGATTAAAAAAATTTGGAGTTGTACGAGAGAGTTATAAGCCAGATGATCAACCGTGGCTAATGACGGTTGGGAAAGGCAAGGCTAATCGTCGTCGTTTTAGAGGAGTTCGAGAAGGTAGTGTGTCAGAAAATGTCGAATATTTTGTATTTTGTCAGTGCAAAGATGGTAATTTCGATGCTTATCCGGTAAATGCTTG GTACAAGATGAAACCGGAAATAAGTTACCGTTTTCTTCGAGAAGATGAAGCTGAAGCAGAATATAGCCGCCTACACAAAACCCTCAACTTATTTAACGTTATGGTTAAACGGAAACTCACCGATAACGTTAGCGACGATGAATCAAACATGGACCGGGAAATCTCGAAGGGATTAAA ATTTCTAGCTTCTCTGGGAGACTCCAATTCAAATCAGCGAAATTCAACAGAAGTAAAAACGAAGGATCTGAAGCCTGAAAACTCTTTAAAGCTTACTGATTTGGAAGAATTGGACAGTGGTAGTGAggttgatgatgacgatgatgaagatgatctGGATGATGATAATCGCTTGAAAAATCTGAACGCCGATCCAACCAAAGCAGAAGAAGGCCCAAGTTCTAGTAAAGGGAAAGGTCTCTTGTTTCAAGATCCTGATGATCGCCATAAAGGTAGTTTACTAAAGACGTCCGAACGCACTCGCCTTGCCAAAAAGAAGCAGCGTGCAGTTGCTATTGTTACAAAAATGAGACGTGGTGTTAAAAGGCGTAAACGAAAAGTTATTAACATGGGCTCCTCAGATGAAGAAGATGATCCAGACGAAGAAGCACAAGATGAGAGTGAATTAGACGATCATGAAGGAGACGAA GTAGATTACATGACTAATTCATCATCAGATGAAGAGAAATTATCTAGCGAAGAACGCGAGAAAATATATGAAGAAACTGGGGTTGATGAGGAAATCGCCCTGAAAACCCTACTTACTGACATCA GTAGTGAAGAAGAGGAAAAATCTGAAGATGACATGCAAGACGTGGAGGAAAATCCACCTGTTGATGATGAGGATAATATCTCTTCTAAAAGACGTAGTGAGATAGTTGATATAAAAAAATCTCAAAGAAATGATTTCCAAAAGGGTATAAAACAGTCAATATCCATTCATAATTCAGAAGATAATAGATTAGAGGCCTCTGCAAAATCTCATCGTAGTCATAAAAAACGTCAAGACAACGACAATGACAGTGGATCTTCATCAAGTTCGAGTTCTTCATCAGCTGATGATTCCTCTACATATTCTTCCTCTGATTCCGACCTTGACAACCGACTTAAATCAATACAGAAAAATGCGAAAAAGGCTGAAGTGTTTCAAAAGCTCTCAGAAACCATTCATGCACCTTCACTTTCATCTGGAATTAATAGTGGTAGCAGTTCAATTGACACTCAACCAGTAAGCTGTGGCAATAATTCGAATTTAAAACGTTTACCTACTGATTTATCTGCGTCTGTTAATTCAGACCCCTCAACAGATTCACCCGCTGCAAAAAAATTACGAAATGACACACCATCCGGTACATCAACAATTTCAACTGACAATGAATTAGTAAATACTGTACGTAAATACTTAATGAGAAAGCCTATAACAGTTAGAGAATTATTAAAGAAAATTCGTCTACGTAAATTGGTTGGTAAAAATGAAGATGCACAAACAGTATTGGCCAATGTATTACGTCAGCTTAGACCTATCAAACAGACAATTAATGGACAACATGCTTTATCTTTAAAACATTAA